From Calliphora vicina chromosome 3, idCalVici1.1, whole genome shotgun sequence:
CGCCGTTGCTTTGGCTGCTCCCGCTGAAATTGTTAAACAAGAATCCGATGTAGAACCCGAGGGCTTCCACTACGTTTCCGAAACCTCCGATGGCACCTACCAGACCGCCGATGGTAAATTGAAGGATGTTGGTACCGAACACGAAGCCATCGTTGTTCACGGTTCTTACTCCTGGGTTGATGAGAAGACTGGCGAAAAATTCACCGTCACCTATGTGGCTGATGAAAACGGTTTCCAACCCGAAGGTGCTCATTTGCCCAAACCCCAACAATAAGTGGAAAACTTGTTGAATTGTTGTTaacgaaatattttgaaaataaatgtaatagaataattaaattaaaaaaatggatgtttgaTTGATATAAGTAGTTATTTGAACAGCTAACAGTTCACGCCTAGATTTATTTATCAGCAAACTcacaaattttttcgatttaaatgaatttcATAGAAATGCTTCATTACACAGTTTttttcatgcagttttttttttaaattgtgaatttttttagacgtttcttcacataatttatgataactcaaaagtccggttagtccgatattattgaagtaaacttagaaaatttcaaatttacataacctttaatccggttattattgcgttttaatcagcTCTATAGTTTCGgcgttataataataaattgaagcaaaaaatatattttttatgtaaaaatatccaatttttttgttttaaaaaaatcaggaaaaattgaaaatggcagggttattactttatcgcaaagccgcgtataataggaacaaaatgagatatcgaagataaaaatcgattgattcttttcgaatttattcacaattaagtgaatccactcattttcattgatttttttcataaaatgttcTGTCTGTTCCTCAATGTCAAACGAAAAttgtgtttaacaaatttttatgaaatacactcagtttttaaaattctttcaaatgGTTTTCAGCTAATTGTTTCGACTTACTTTTccttagtttttagtttttttcgctCATAATTGAGTCGTTAAAGTTcccaaagaaaatattttcgatGTGTCAAAGGAATTTTTTGACAATCGAATGAGTCTTCCTCAGTTGTGGGTGCTAAATATGGGATTGTTTCAaacgtaatttatatttaaaaactgttgCTAAAatctatatgggggatttcacgtcaagtgaatcAACATTTAAAATCGATTTGCACCAaagttagacctattggatattaacacaatttttcaacaagatcggtcaagaactctcggagttagagggggtcaaaatttgacattttggccaaacatgtgatttttctcatccatgcaACTTATTATCTTAGCAAAATGTgacccaaatagtttagatagatatttcttcaatcttacgaaaaaaaaatatttaaaaaaaaaataaaaaaattttaatattttttttccaaatcaaaaacctttttttggattttttttttcaaaatgcgccttttttttcttaaaataaagcttagatattttcattgaggacctatttggtcgctgcttagtgggatgcgaattcgatatctatacaaaaaaatgttttgtaactcaaaacatgcaattttttaatttttttgcaaaatcaaaaactttgttgactttttttcgaaataggcccacttttttattttttttttgctcaacagaaagctcagatattttttttcttgaagacctatttagtcgcttagtgggatgcgagtgggatatctatcaaaattaatgttttgtaactcaaaatatgcaatttttgactttttttttgcaaaatctaacttttttttaaaatgcgccctttttataatttcatcccgatcggaagacatcgattttaaaagttggttcacttgacgtgaaatcgcccatatatatatataacgttactgactgactgcttcatcatcgcacagcccaaacgactgaagctagaatcatgaaattttaactgtggattcctccctccccaaaacgatccactaatttttttttggaaattcaaacgTTTAGGGGGAATTCGAACTTTTAGtgggtaaaaagggtaaaaacgggtaaattatgtaaccttatatcttcaaaactactaaagatacaaacaaacttaaaattgcGTGTTAATCCATTTAAAAAAtgagctgacaggtgtttcgtacttattcgaaattcgaaccttttaggggagaaaactggtaaaaactgtattttggtacttttttgacaacctatgtatcttttaaaccaataaacgtaaaaacaaaatttaaatcgtgttctttacttatcaaaaaatgaGAAATACAAGTTTggaactttttggaaattcgaacccttaagggataaaaattgtgtttatttttggtactttttcataaaatatgtttttctataatttgacatagacattcgaatattttattatgagctcccaccacgatatagaaatttatttgaataaaatgttatcacctcaatggggattaaaaaaggtaccaaaaaaggaataaaatcgggaaaataaattttattttaaactattaagccaatttttataatttgtttaacattggttcctggattcatacaaaaattaacttacaggttgttatttggaactcgagtgccaaggtgtatattgggccaaatacgggtaaacagtttggtactttttttaaaacatattttttcttgggcacattaccacagattttaatcgtttgtagcataaacaattttggcaaaatgaaatatttttaaatttccaacttgagcggtgttcaaggaggataaagggaaattggtacttttctccgaatggtacttttttaatattttaaattatttcacttatcgacattaaagttagctgatatgtatctgagtgaagttagtgttagaaatagggtataatatttaggtaccaaaatatGAGAACTGAAccgtaggtacttttttattcttataATGGTAcctttagattttttataaaaattgacttagaaacatgatattaagtgagtgagaattctaggggtagactttttggtactttttctttattctaatggtactttttgtaattcttCACCAATgcacctagaaacatgaaataaagcttacatgtgCCCGAGTGGGCGGGAATTCACAAGTGGatggtttttggtactttttctacattataatggtactttttgaattttctgtaataatggtcatagaaatatgaaattaagagaTATGGTTCCAAGTGAGTTAAAATTTAAGGGCATtcaggtacttttttttattctaatggttacttttttgaattttctataataatggaccaagagtttccaaaaaacggaagaatttcaaaattgcggtttcggttttaaaaaattgaaaaccgatcggttttggttttgtgaaattttatattaaatatttggggtattcacacggtctgttattagtcgtattgtcataatgtcctaatatattataataattgttgctgtgttttaaacaaaaagaattattattttatgacaaaaccataaacatagttcaaatagtcttattattttagaacttctttgtttgaaacacaacaaaaatttgtttaaactagcataatatattaggaaataatgacaatatgaccaaatattagaccgtgtgaataccccaattatgtgttatagaaacaatattagttgataatataggaaatgctatataaatttaaaatttaaacatgacgggttatggtttagtgaatgcgaattcaaaagtgataatcaatggtactatttcttatatattttgaatattttataataataaacctaaaaattaatttgaattcacaaaaggtgtcTTTAGAGGTaagtttcttttgcattttctataataatggacccagaaatatgaaattaggactttacaattagattcacaaagacttaatagtactatttctttcttctaattggggtggcgagcGGGTCAGCTAGTAGAATATAAGTATACAATCAATTCAATATAGGAATCAAGGAATGAATATAGCGTTCTTGAAAGtatatatttctgaaatttaatttaagtagTAGACTGAAGAACATATAGATGGACATAGAGCCATATACGTCATGGTTATGGTAAaggctacacgcagagaaaaaacatggttgtggtaaccataaactaagagcaacatattatgatcagatttttgcttgtagtccaaaacatattatgatcattattagtatcataaaatatcataatatgttctgaaataatcaaattatgataaaaaacaaTCGTAATATGACCCAgagtcatcatatttatgacccaattaaatcatattataatccaaaataatcatattattattaaaatttatttttgaaaatacaaaattttaataggttttagttttaaagtactaaattcacaattaaaatattattgataaaatcaaatttattgttattcgctctaggaaagttaaagataatatacaaataaaactatagagcgaatgggaattacagacactcaaaatttactagtaaaaacaacacagcttaaacaaacaccagcactcacaaatggttggaaaaaagactattaaaagtaaacatattttgtttgcatcttaaacatattatgactacgcgtatataaacctaacatttaatggttgtatataaaaataatatgtttacctaattatcattatttagttgttcgaaaaccatattcatatttataattgcgatgaaaatataaacgtttacagtaactataatattgttgaaattaaattattgttttaatttatttatatgtttacgacaacaatatattgttacagagaacatagtatagttatCGTAGCCatgtccaaccatgttttttctctgcgtgtataaaCGATTTTTCGAAATAATTATCGTGAAAAAAAACAGCACAAACTACGACTTTTTCTAACATTCTACATCACTTCAATACTGTAAATTCTATGATACCGCAAATACAGCAAAAGCACAATTATGCAGTGACGCAAATACTGCATTGAAACGAGTCTGTCACAATTATTAGGTTTCATAATTTCGACGTTAACCTTCACCAATATATTTAAATGACGTTGAGCAAATTATCTTTTTCTACCCAGAAAAGAAcagttaaacatttaatttatgttGCACAGTTCTTATGTTCGTTCAACTTGCACTTGTTAGATGCATGATATAAAGtcttatatgtacattagagtgctccaaaaaaataaaattgcgaattttgaccgtccccccctctagaattgttctatgtattgtagaaacacattgtgtaaaatattaggatgataggataacgttaactggtggcgcaacgacgctgaagttttgaggtgcatttacaaggggaaaatgtgcaattttttcagtttttgtaaaaattttgccattaaataatgacttttacaatttaatttaaaagaatcgaaatgtgtacgtaattgtcgttataataagatataaaagacaaaaattggtgaaaaaatgttaaagttattaaaaaatcgccaggccattaacgtgtctcaggccactagaacaagaaatttatgaacaa
This genomic window contains:
- the LOC135954141 gene encoding larval cuticle protein 65Ab1-like, producing the protein MKFLIVFVALFAVALAAPAEIVKQESDVEPEGFHYVSETSDGTYQTADGKLKDVGTEHEAIVVHGSYSWVDEKTGEKFTVTYVADENGFQPEGAHLPKPQQ